From a single Chloracidobacterium thermophilum B genomic region:
- a CDS encoding ribonuclease Z, producing MSDRLLIALGTSSQVPTRERNHNAYFVRWDDAGLLFDPGEGTQRQMTHFGVAAADITAIFLTHLHGDHCLGLPGVIQRLSLDGVAHPVDLYYPASGAEYIQRLRRASIFTETAVIREHPVDAPGVICETARFRIEAQPLDHTVESWGYRLVEPDTVTLLPEKLEALGLRGPVVGQLKRQGFLDLPNGHRLQVAEVGRAKRGGSFAFVMDSRPCAGALALAAGVDTLLCEATFLESEAAEAERYGHMTARQAATVAREAGAGLLVLTHFSRRYRQTDGFVQEAAAVHPNVIALSDGMTVPLRHTARPARSGVANVVRQRS from the coding sequence GTGTCAGACCGTCTCCTGATTGCCCTGGGCACTTCCAGCCAGGTGCCCACCCGCGAGCGCAACCACAACGCCTATTTCGTCCGGTGGGACGACGCCGGGTTGCTGTTTGACCCCGGCGAGGGCACGCAGCGCCAGATGACGCACTTTGGCGTGGCGGCCGCTGACATCACGGCCATCTTTCTGACGCACCTGCACGGCGATCACTGTCTGGGGCTGCCGGGCGTCATCCAGCGCCTTTCACTCGATGGTGTGGCGCATCCCGTGGATTTGTACTACCCGGCATCGGGGGCGGAATACATCCAGCGCCTGCGCCGGGCGTCCATTTTCACGGAGACGGCCGTCATTCGGGAGCATCCGGTTGATGCCCCCGGCGTCATCTGTGAGACGGCGCGCTTTCGCATCGAGGCACAGCCGCTCGACCATACGGTTGAAAGCTGGGGCTATCGTCTGGTGGAGCCGGACACAGTGACGCTGCTGCCGGAAAAGCTGGAGGCGCTGGGGTTACGCGGCCCGGTGGTAGGGCAGCTCAAGCGGCAGGGCTTCCTTGACCTGCCGAACGGGCATCGCCTTCAGGTGGCTGAAGTGGGGCGTGCCAAACGTGGCGGCTCGTTTGCGTTCGTGATGGACAGCCGACCCTGTGCCGGTGCCCTTGCCCTGGCAGCGGGAGTGGACACCTTGTTGTGTGAGGCGACCTTTCTGGAAAGTGAAGCGGCCGAAGCCGAACGCTACGGCCACATGACGGCCCGCCAGGCAGCGACGGTAGCCCGCGAAGCCGGAGCAGGGTTGCTCGTTCTCACGCATTTTTCGCGGCGCTACCGGCAGACAGACGGCTTTGTACAGGAAGCCGCAGCCGTGCACCCCAACGTCATCGCCCTGTCAGATGGCATGACCGTTCCACTGCGCCACACCGCCCGTCCGGCACGCTCCGGCGTGGCAAACGTGGTTCGGCAGAGAAGTTGA